The genomic interval TGGCCGATAAGGGTTCAAGACTTCAGGATGCTCATCGCAAGCGTCGCCAGTGCCACGAGCGTTTGGATGAGCTGCAGGATCATCTCGGTAAGTTGCATGTCTCCTCCTTCCTTGTCCTCGATTACTAGTCAGTGTGGAGTGCACGAGATATTGAAACGTGTGATGTCATGGTGTCGATAGCGTTGAACTGCGCATGATCGTAACGGTGATGGTGCGGCGCACGCAATAGACTTCAAGGGATCCGATTGGTACGGCACCCCCTCGCGTCAGCGGGGATGACCCTGTGTGCTGTCGCGGTGTCGCGTCTACCCCGCGCGAGCGGGGAAGAAGACGGTGAGGGGGTGCACAAGCGCCCCCTCACCGGCAGGCGTGCCGGCCTGCGTTGCAACCATCCCTCCCCGGACGCCTCCAATACGTGTCGCACCCCTCCGCTACCCTGGCCCCGTGACCCCCGAAGAGCTCGCCAACGCGATCCGCACCGTCCTTCTCGCCGCCGTCGGCGACGGCACCCTCAACCTCCCCGTCGAGGAGGTGCCCCTGCCCAAGGTCGAGCGCCCGCGCTCGCGCGAGCACGGCGACTGGGCCACGAACGTGGCCATGCGGCTCGCCAAGAAGGCGGGCACCAACCCGCGCGCCCTGGCCGAGCTCCTGCACCCCCGCCTGGCCGCTCTCGACGGCGTCGCCTCCGTCGAGGTCGCAGGTCCCGGCTTCCTCAACATCCGCCTCGACGCCGCCAGCGCCGGCGAGCTGGCCCGCACCATCGTCCAGGCCGGCGAGGCCTACGGGCGCAACGACTCCCTCGCGGGCCAGAGCGTCAACCTCGAGTACGTCTCCGCCAACCCCACCGGCCCGGTCCACCTCGGCGGCGCCCGCTGGGCCGCCGTCGGCGATTCCCTGGCCCGCATCCTCACCGCCTGCGGCGCCCGGGTCACCCGCGAGTACTACTTCAACGACCACGGCACCCAGATCGACCGCTTCGCCCGGTCCCTGCTCGCCGCCGCCCGCGGCGAGGACACCCCCGAGGACGGCTACGGCGGCTCCTACATCGCCGAGATCGCCGCCACCGTCACCGCCGACGAGCTCGCGGCCTCCCGCCCCGCCCCGGCCGGGCTGCCCGACGACGAGGCCACCGAGGTCTTCCGCGCCCGCGGCGTCGACCTCATGTTCGACGCCGTCAAGGCCGAGCTGCACGCCTTCCGCTCCGACTTCGACACCTTCTTCCACGAGGACTCCCTGCACACCTCGGGCGCCGTCTCCCGCGCCATCGAGCGCCTGCGCGAACGCGGCATGATCGAGGAGCGTGACGGCGCCACCTGGCTGCGCACCACCGACTTCGGCGACGACAAGGACCGCGTCCTCATCAAGTCCGACGGCAATGCCGCCTACTTCGCCGCCGACGTCGCCTACTACCTGGACAAGCGCTCGCGCGGCGCCGACTGCGCCATCTACCTGCTGGGCGCGGACCACCACGGCTACATCGGCCGCATGATGGCCATGTGCGCCGCCTTCGGCGACGAGCCCGGCGTCAACATGCAGATCCTCATCGGCCAGCTCGTCAATCTCGTCAAGGACGGCGAGCCCGTGCGCATGTCCAAGCGCGCCGGCACCATCGTCACCCTGGAGGACCTGGTGGGCGCCGTCGGCGTCGACGCCGCCCGCTACTCGCTCGCCCGCGCCTCCATGGACTCGATGATCGACATCGACCTCGACCTGCTGTCCTCGGCCTCCAACGAGAACCCCGTCTACTACGTCCAGTACGCACACGCCCGCACCCGCAACGTCGCCCGCAACGCCGCCGAGCACGCTGTGAGCCGCGAGGCCGGCTTCGAGCCCGCCGCCCTCGACACCCCCGCCGACTCCGCGCTGCTGGCCGCCCTCGCCCGGTTCCCCGCCATCGTCGCCCAGGCGGCGAGCATGCGCGAGCAGCACCGGGTCGCCCGCTACCTCGAGGAGCTGGCCGGCGCCTACCACACCTGGTACGCCGCCACCCGCGTGACCCCGCGTGGCGACGACCCCGTCGACGCCGGTCACGTCGCCCGCCTGTGGCTCAACGACGCCGTCTCCCAGGTGCTCGCCAACGGTCTGGCCCTGCTGGGCGTGAGCGCTCCGGAGCGCATGTGAGCGCCCCCGGTCAGGCTCCCGACGGCGAGCCCGCAGTCCCGTCCGGGGAGGCTCCTCTCGGCAGCCTCGTCGCCCCCGAGCCCGACGAGCGCCCCGACCTGTGGCCCTTCACCGTCCGGCGCGCCCCCGACGGCGCCCTCACCTTCGGCGGACGCCACCTCACCCAGGTGCTCAACGACGCCCCCACCCCCGTCTTCGTCCTCGACGAGGCGGACCTGCGCGGGCGCGCCGCCTCCTGGTCCGCCGCCATGCACGAGGAGTTCTGGCCCGGCTACGGCATGGCCGGAGGCCAGGCCTTCTACGCCGGCAAGGCCTTCCTCACCACCTCCATCGCCCGGTGGGTCCTTGAGGAGGGCATGGGCATCGACACCGCCAGCCGCGGCGAGCTCGCCGTCTCCCTCGCCGCCCTTCAGGACGTCGACGGCGAGGCCGCCACCGCGCACGCCACCCGTCTGGGCCTGCACGGCAACGGCAAGACACAGGCGGAGATCGCCGTCGCCCTCATCCACCGCCTCGGCCACCTCGTCCTGGACTCCCTCGAGGAGGTCGGCCTCGCCGCCCGGGCCGTGCGCGACCTGCGCAACAGCGGTGTCTACGGCCCCGAGGAGCGGGGGCGGGTCATGGTGCGCCTGACCACGGGCGTGCACGCCGGTGGCCACGAGTTCATTGCCACCGCCCACGAGGACCAGAAGTTCGGTCTGTCCGTCCACACCGGCACCGCCCGGCAGGCGATCGACGCGGTCATCGCCGCACCCGAGCTCGAGCTGCACGGCCTGCACTCCCACATCGGCTCCCAGATCATGGACCTGGCCGGCTTCCGGGAGGCCGCCCGCATCGTCCTGCGCCTGCGCCACGAGGTTGCCGCCGACATGGGCGTCCTCGCCCATGAGCTGGACCTGGGTGGCGGCTACGGCATCGCCTACACCGGGGCGGACCCGGTCGCCCCCAGCCCGGCCACGGTCGCCCAGACCCTTGCCGAGACTGTACGGGAGCTGTGCACCGAGCTCGGCGACCCTATCCCGCACGTGTCCATCGAGCCCGGCCGCAGCGTCGCCGGTCCGTCCACGGTCATGCTCTACACGGTCACCGGGCTCAAGCGCGTCGCCCTCGACGCCGGTGCCTCGCGCCTGTACGTGAGCGTCGACGGTGGCATGAGTGACAACATCCGCCCCGCCCTGTACGAGGCCGCCTACACGGCGCTCGTCGCCAACCGCCGCCCGGACCCCGCCGTGGGCGTCACCCGGGCGCGTGTCGTTGGCAAGCACTGCGAGAGCGGCGACGTCGTCGTGCGCGACGTGGACCTGCCCGGGGACCTGGCGGTCGGCGACGTGCTGGCGGTGCCCGCGGTGGGCGCCTACGGGCGCTCCATGGCCAGCAACTACAACATGTTCACCCGCCCCGGTGTTGCCTGGGTGCGTGACGGGCGCCAGGGCTGGGTCCTGCGCCCTGAGACGGTGGAGGACCTCATCGCCCTCGAGGGCGAGTAGCCCCTCCACCGCCCGGTCGCATGGACACCGGCGGGGTGCGTGTCACGCACTCCTAGTCAGAGCGTTTCTCGTTTTCGCGGTTCCGCGGAATCCTGCGGTTTCTACGGTGCCCCAGCGCCCCGGTCAGTACAACTAGGGATGAGTGACACGAGATCGGCAGTAGTACCGGGGGCGTACTAGTACCCATGAGTGTGGGTGTTGCACGCTCATGTGACTGGTGTGATCTGGTGGACTCGGACTTTTCGTTGGTATTTCGGTGATTCTGCCCTGAAGTCGAAAACCGCCTCTGAGGCTCCCATGTGCATGGGCCCTGCTCACGCACATGGGAGCCGAAGCACTCGAGAACACCAAACCTGAAAACCGCAGGATTCCGCGGATTCCGCCGGGCACCGCCGAGCGTGAGCGTGCAGCACCGACAGCGCAGTCCCCGCGGGAACCGACACCACGCCGCAAGACGTGACCGTCAGGCCTCCGGCGTCCCGGAGCCTACGAGCCTCCAGCGGTCCACCGCGCTCTGGTCGTCCCAGAAGCTGCGGTACGTGCCGCCCGCCTCGTAGAGCTCGTCGTGCGTGCCCACGGCCTCAACAGCCCCGTCCACGAGCACGACGATCCGGTCCGCACGGCGGATCGTTGACAGCCGGTGCGCGATGACGAGCACCGTGCGCCCCTGGCTCAGCTCCTCCATCGCCCGGGTCACCCCGGCCTCGCTCACCCCGTCCAGGGCGCTCGTGACCTCGTCGAGCAGCAGCACGGGCGCGTCCTTGAGGAAGGCCCGGGCGATGGCCACGCGCTGGCGCTCACCGCCAGACAGGGAGGAGCCGCCCTCGCCGACCTGGGTCGCCCACCCGTGCGGCAGACGCTCAACCACCTCGCTCAGGCCCGCCCGCTCGGCCGCGGCCCGCACCTCCTCGTCGGTGGCGTCCGCGCGCCCGATGCGCACGTTCTCCTCAATGGTGGTGTCGAAGAGGTAGACGTCTTGGAAGACCATCGAGACCTGCTCCATGAGGTCCTGCGTACGCAGGTCGCGCACGTCCTCGCCGCCCACGCGCACCGTCCCGCTCGAGACGTCCCAGAAGCGGGCCACGAGCCGGGTGAGCGTCGACTTGCCGGAGCCGGAGGGGCCCACGAGGGCGGTGACCGAGCGGGCCGGGAAGGTGAGGGTGACGTCGTGGATGACGTCACGGCCCGGAACGTAGCCAAAGGTCACGTGATCCAGGCTCACCTCCAGCCCACCGTCTGCGCTTGGCCGGGGTGAGGCCACCCGCTCCTGCGCGGGCTCGGGCAGGGCGGGAGCGTCAAGGATCGACTCGATCCGCTCCAGGGCGACGTCGGACTGGTGCAGGGGGTCGACGTAGAAGGCGAGCATGCCCACCGGCTCGGCGAAGCGGATGACCATGAGGGCCAGGGTGATGAAGACGGCCGGGTCGAGGGCCCCTCCCAGCAGCAGGTACAGGCCCACCGTCAGGCTGGCGACGATGCCGGTCTCCACCCAGGTGTGGAAGGCCTGCCCCGCCGGCCCCTTGGCGCTCTGGGCCCGGCCCGACGCCACGTGGTCCTCCCGCAGGGCCGCCTCCAGCGGCGCCCACGTGCCGCCAGTACTGCCGACGCCGCCGCCCGTGCTGGCGCCGTCGGCCACCTCACTGCCGCCGACGCTGGAACTACTGCCAACGCCGTCGGCCACCTTCGCACTGACGCCGCTGCTGACCGCGCCCGTGGCGCGCAGGACCGCCTGGAGCCGGCTGAACTCCAGCAGGCGGGCCCCCAGCGTCTCGGCGGCGGCCTGAGAGATGGCGAACTCGCCGCGCACCGCCCGCCTGAGCCAACGCAGGCAGAGCAGGGTGCCGGGCAGGGCCAGCAGGAGCGCAATCCCCATCCGCCACTCCATGAACAGGGCGCTGACGCCGATGACCGCCGCACTGCCGCTCATGGAGGCGATCTGGGGCAAGGCGATGGACGGCAGGTGAGACAAGTTGGCCGTGTCGCGTGAGACGGCGGTGGCGACCTGTCCGGTGGTGGCGGAGGTGAACCACCCCAGGGGCAGTTGCTGGACCCGGTGGCCCAGGGTACGCACGAGGCTGCCACACACGTCGTAACAGGCGACGGCGTAGGAGCGCACCGTGGCCACGCCGGAGATGGTGAGCCCGAGCAGGGCGGTGATGACGACGGCGGCCAGCCACCCGCCGCTGGGCTCACCCGCCAGGAAGGCGCGCAGGAAGGGCACGAGGAGCACGAGGCTCACGCCCTGACACACACCCGCGATGACGTGGGCCACCATAAGAGGCACGAGGTTGCTGCTGGTGCCCAGGCACCGCTGAAGACGACGGATCACTGCTGTGCCCTCCACATCTTGGCATAGAGGCCGCCCTGTGCGAGCAGCCCGGTGTGCGTGCCGCGCTCAACGAGGCGGCCGTGGTCCATGACGAGGACCTGGTCGGCGTCCACGATCGTGGACAGGCGGTGCGCGATGACCAGGACGGTGCGCCCGGCCGCGAGCCTCGCCAGCGCCTGCTGGATCTCGCGCTCGGAGTGGGCGTCCGCCTGGGCGGTGGCCTCGTCCAGCAGGAGGACGGGGGTGTCGGCGAGGAACACGCGGGCCAGGGCGATGCGCTGACGCTCCCCGCCGGACAGGTGCGCGCCCTCGGAGCCCAGGACCGTGTCGTAGCCGTCGGGCAGCGCCAGGACCCGCTCATGGATCCGGGCGACGCGGGCGGCGGCCTCCACCTCGGCGTCGGTGGCGCCGGGGCGTCCCAGGGCGATGTTGGCGCGCACGGTGTCCGCCAGGGTCCCGCCCTCCTGAAGGACCAGACCCAGGTGGGACAGCAGCTCGGCGCTGGAGATCTCGCGCACGTCCGTGCCGCCGATGCGCACGCTGCCGGACTCGACGTCCCAGAACCGGGCGATGAGCCGCACGAGGGTGCTCTTGCCCGAGCCCGAGGGGCCAACGACGGCGGTGACGGTGCCCGGCTCCAGGCGCAGGCTCACGTCCTCCACGGCCAAGGGCAGGGGGTCCTCACCGTCGCGAGCTCCGTAGCGGAAGGACACGTGATCCAGCTCGACGCTCACACCGCCGTCGGCGTCCCGGCGGATCGGGGCGGGCTGCTCGGGCTCAGCCAGGACCGGCTCAGACAGGAGGGCGCCGAGCCGGCCGGCGGCCTCGACACCGAGCGTCACCTGGTTGGCCAGCATGAGGAGGTTGAGCAGTCCGCTGGGCAGGCCGAGACCCACCAGGAGGAAGGGCAGGAGGTCCACGGGACGCAGCACCCCGAGCCCGGCCAGCCACGTCCCGGCGAGCAGGACCGGCACGAGCATCCCGGCGGGGGAGACGAGGGCCCCGAGCAGGGCAATCGGCCTGCCGGGTCCCTTCATGTAGCGGTAGGCGGCGTCCGTGTACTGGTCAAGGGCGTCGTCGAAGCGGCGGAAGACGGTCCCGGCCAAGCCGAAAGCCTTGACGGTGGCGATGCCATCCACCATCTCCACCGTGGAGGAGCCGACCCTCTTCATCCCCTCGAGGTAGTCCTCGTTGACGGTCCCCTGGGCCAGGGCCATCGCCGCCGCCGTGAAGACCAGGAGCAGAACCACCCACACCAGCAGGACGGTGGCCAGCTGCCACGAACGGGTGAACAGGTAGGCGAAGCCCAGGACGATCCCGCCCACGGCCGCACCCAGGTCAGTGCCGAAGTGGGCGATGAGCGAGTGGATGGCGGTGGTGTCCTCGGTGATGAGCACCTTGGTGCGCCCCGAGGACTCATTGGTGTGCCAGCCCAGGGGCAGGCGTGACAGGTGCCGGGCGATTGTCAGGCGCAGCTCGGTGCGGAAGGCACTCTCGACGATGTGCGCCCAGCTGGTGGAGGACATCCCGATGAGATGCCCCAGGGTCAGGCCGACGACGACGGCGCCCAGCCACAACCAGGCGGCACGCGGTGTGAGCGTGCCGGCGACGGCCCCCTCGGCCAGCGCGGTGACCGCGATGGCGGGCAGGAGGGAGAAGCCGGCGGCGATGACGCCGGCCAGTGCCGTCAGGGCGATCTTGCCGCTGACGGGGGCCAGGACCCGTCTCAGGGTGATGGGCGGCGCGGTGGGCTCACCGGGCTCACCACCGCCCGGTGTCTGCGGACGGGGTTCGGCTGAGGGCGCGCGCGTGACGTCGTCGACGCGGGTGGTGGTCATGGTGTCTCCCGGGTTCAGGGTTCGGGTGGCTGCTAGATGTCCTAGATGTCGTGAAGCACGAGGCCGCCGTCGGCGAAGGTCAGAGCCAGCCAGGTGGCCAGGGCCCAGCCGGCCAGGACGAGGACGGTGTCGCGCCGGCGCCAGCGCGGCGGGTGGCGCTCGGTACGCACGCGGTAGGCGCCGAAGCCGCGCGCATCCATGGAGGCCGCCACCCGCTCGGCGTGGCGCACGGCCCCCGCGGTCACGGCCGGCCCGGCGGTGACCGCCCGCACGAGGGGCCGCAGCACCGGCAGGGGCGCGCGGGTGCCGCGCAGGGCGTGCGCCTCCTTGACGGCCCGGTACTCGGCGGCCAGGCGCTGGCGGAAGCTGATGGCGGCGACACCCGCATAGGCGACGCGGTAGGGCACGCGCAGGTGGGTGGTCAGGGCGCGTAGCAGGTCCTCGGGGCGCGAGAGCAGGCCCGTGAGCACGCACAGGGACATGACCGAGCCGAGCTTGGCGCCCAGGCGCACACCGGCGAGCAGCTGGTTGCGCTGCAACTCGAAGGTCCCCAGGGCGAGCACGGTCTCGGAGGCGCCCACCCGCTCAATGGGGGCGCTGGCCGCCAAGGACGATCCGATGAGCAGCGCGATCGTGAGGACGATGAGCGCGGCGAGGCTGCCGCGGCGCAGGTCCGCCACGATGAGCAGGAGCGTGCCCACCGCCAGGACGAGAACCGGCAGCTGGGGTGTGGCCGTGAGGGCGGTGACCACCATGAGGGGCACCAGGGCGGCGAAGGGCGACAGCGGGTCGAAGCCGGTGGGGTGTGGGTTCACGGCAGGTCCTCCCACCGGGTCAGTGGGGGCAGGGATGCGCCCGTCGCGAGGGCGAGCGCTCGCATGCGCGCCAGTGGCGGGGGCGTGAGGCCGGCGCGCTCAAGCAGGTCGGCCTCACCCAGGATCTCCTCGGGGTCGCCCTGGGCCAGGACCTTGCCGTCGGACAGGACGAGAACGCTGTCGGCGTGCTCGGCGACGAGTCCCATGTCATGAGTAGTGAGCACGACGGCGGTACCCTCGTCGGCGATGGAGCGCAGCAGTGCCATGAGGGCGTCGCAGCTGTGGTGGTCCTGCCCGAAGGTGGGCTCGTCGAGGCAGATGAGGTCCCGACGCCGGCCCAGGACCGAGGCCACTGACAGGCGCCTCTGTTGGCCGCCGGAGAGCAGGAAGGGGCTGATCTCGGCGTGGTCGGTCAGGCCGAAGCGCTCCAGGCGCTCGCTGACCGAGCGCTGCACCTCCTGCTCGTCGGCGCCCGCCAGGCGCAGGCCGTGGGCGAGCTCGTCGGCCACGGTGCGCTCGAGGAGCTGGTGCTCGGGGTTCTGGGTGACGAGGGTGACCTCCTCTGCGCTCACGCCCGGGCGGCGCTCGCGGCCGGCGACCGTGACGCTGCCGCGGGTCCAGGGCTCGAGTCCGGCCAGGGCGCGCATGAGGGTGGTCTTGCCCGAGCCGTTGGCCCCGGTGACGGCGAGGATCCGGCCGGGTTCGAGAGTGAGGTTGATACCGCTCAGGACTGTCCGACGGCGTCGCCGCCGTCCGCGTGGGACGTCGAGGTCGCGGACCTCCAGGGCCGGGGGAGTGGGGGTGGGCGGGCCGGTTTGGCCGGTCGTGTCTGAGGGGGTGGGTTGGCCGGGGGGTGTGGCCGAGCTCGCGGAGACGGCCGGGCGCGGTGGGGGCTGGGGCAGGTGGGCCGAGGCCAGCAGGCGGGCGCCGTCGGCCAGCGTGAGCGGGACGGTGGCGCCGTCAACACCGTCCTCCCCAGCCGGGCCGACGGGCGCGGTGAGCCCGGCGTCCTCGAGCCGGTGGCCCAGGCGGGTGGCCGACGGCAGGCGCACCCCGGTGCGGGCGACCGCGCGCCCGTGCTGGGCGAGGACCTGGCGGGTGGGGCCGTACGCGAGGGTGTCGCCGTTGGGACCCAGGGCGATGACGTGGGTGACGTGCTCGATGACGTCGTCGAGGTCGTGCTCGACGACGAGGACGGCCGCTCCGTGGGCCTGGATGCGGGGCAGGAGCCGGTAGAAGGCGGTGGTGGCGGCCGGGTCGAGGTTGGCGGTGGGCTCGTCCAGGATGAGCAGGGCCGGTGCCTGGGCCAGCGCGCAGGCGAGCACGAGTCGCTGGCGCTGCCCGCCGGACAGCTCCCAGGGACTCGTCGCCTCCAAGCCGGACAGGCCGACGTCGGCCAGGGCGCGCAGGGCCCGCGGCTCGATCTCCGCGGCGGGTACGCACAGGTTCTCCAGGGCGTAGCACACCTCGTCCAGGACGCGAGTGGTCACGACCTGGGCGTCGGGGTCCTGCATGACGATGGCGACGGTGCCGGCCAGGTGGGAGACCTCGGCGTCGGCGACCTCCTGCCCGCCCACCCGCACCGAGCCGCGGTAGGCCGAGGGCAGGCAGTGGGGCACGAGCCCGGGCAGGAGCCGGGCGAGGGTGGACTTGCCGCAGCCGGAGGGGCCCAGAAGAAGAGTCGTCGTGCCCGGGTGCAGGGTGAGGGTGGCGCCCTGGGGGACCCAGCTGGTGGTGCGGGCGTACTGGACGGCGGCGTCCTGGAGGGTGGCGACGGCGGCGGCGCTCATCGGGAGACGGCCAGCCCTGTGCGCTCCAGGGCCCGGCGCAGCAGCAGGCACACGCCCACGGCGGCCCAGCAGGACAGGATCGCCAGGATGATGCCGATGATGGTCTCCTGGGTGGTCAGGGCGATGTGGAAGCCCGCCGAGTACATCGAGGCGTTGAAGCCGCCGAAGACGACGCCGGAGAGCAGGTAGACCCACCAGGTCCAGCGCCGGTAGAGGAAGAGGGCGACGGGGATCCCGACGAGGAGGGAGCCGATGATGTTGCCGAGGATGGCGGCGGGGCCCTGCGGGGTGAGGAAGGCCGAGATGATGCCCATGACGAGTCCGGAGATGACGAAGGCCCCGGGCTTGTTGACCAGGACGCCGGGCAGCAGGTACGGCACCATCCAGGCGCCCATGAGGGCGCTCATGATGAGGATGCCGCGAGGGTTGACGGCGACGATGATGGACAGGTACGTCAGGGGCACGACCAGCAGGGAGCCGACGACGCCGAGGGCGGCCACCGTCATGAGGTTGCGGGTGCCCAGGACGGAGTCGCGCAGCCCGGAGCGGGCGGAGGTGCGGATGGTGGTCGGGGCTTCGGGAGTGGTGCTCATAGGGACCTCGGGTAGGTGGGTTGTCGGTCGGGGTGGCATGAACGACGTCGAGACACCCGTGACGCAGGATAGGCGCACCTAAGATAAGAGCGGTTCTCAGTAGTGGTCAAGCGCTGTCCCCACAGGGCCCGCCGTGGCGCCGGGACGCCCGCGCGGCACCCGTGCGGCCCCGTCTATGCTGACCCCGCCCCGCCCGCCGCACGAGAACAAGGTGGTCCCATGACCCAGCAGGCTCCGCCCGCAGCCCCCGCCTCCCCGTCCTCACGTCCCGTCCTCAAGGTCGGCGTCCTCGGCTCCGGAACTGTTGGTACGCAGGTCGTGCGCCTGCTGGGCGAGCAGGCGGAGGAGTTCGCCGCCCGCAGCGGCGCCCGCCTGGAGGTCACCGGCATCGCCGTGCGCGACCTCGCGGCCCCCCGCGACCCGGCTGTGCCGCGCGAGCTGCTGACCGACGACGCCACCGCCGTCGCCACCAGCAACGACATCGTCATCGAGCTCATCGGCGGAATCGAGCCCGCCCGCACCCTCATCCTCGCGGCCTTCAGGGCCGGCGCCTCGGTCATCACCGGCAACAAGGCCCTCATCGCCGCCCACGGACCCGAGCTCTACGCCGCCGCTGCCGCCGCCGACGTCGACTTCTACTACGAGGCGGCCGTTGCCGGCGCCATCCCCGTCGTCTACGCGCTGCGCGAGTCCATGGCGGGCGACCGCGTCACCAGCGTTCTCGGCATCGTCAACGGCACCACCAACTACATCCTCGATGAGATGAGCACGAAGGGGCTGAGCTTCGAGGATGCCCTGGCCACCGCCCAGGAGCTCGGCTACGCCGAGGCCGACCCCACCGCCGACGTCGACGGCCTCGACGCCGCCGCCAAGGCCGCCATTATCGCCTCCCTCGCCTTCCACACCCGCGTCGGCATCGACGACGTCCTCGTCGAGGGCATCCGCTCCATCACCGCCGAGGACATCCGCGAGGCACACGCCTCAGGCTGCGAGCTCAAGCTGCTGGCCATCGCCCAGCGCGTGGCCCTGGACGACGCGGCCGAGGGCGTGAGCGTGCGCGTCCACCCGGCGCTCGTGCCCGCCGACCACCCGCTGGCCAGCGTCCACGGCGCCTTCAACGCCGTCCTCGTCGAGGCCGAGTCCGCCGGCCGGCTCATGTTCTACGGCAAGGGGGCCGGTGGTGCCCCCACCGCCTCCGCCGTCCTGTCCGACGTCGTGGCCGCTGCCGCGCACCGCGTCAACGGAGGCCAGGCGCCGCGCGAGTCCTCCTACGCCGACCTGCCGGTGCTCGGCCCCGAGGCCGCCATCACCCGTTACCAGATCCAGCTGCGCGTGGACGACCAGCCGGGCTCGCTGGCCGCGGTGGCCACCGCCTTCGCCGCCAATGCCGTCTCCATCGACTCGGTGCGCCAGAGCGCCTACGTCGGCGGGGACCAGGCGGTTGTCACCATCGTCACCCACCCGGCTGCCGTCAAGCGCCTCAACGCCGCTGTTGAGGCCCTGCGCTCCCAGGAGCGCGTCCTCGCCGTCGTCTCGATCCAGCGTGTGGAGGGGGAGTGAGCGTCCGCCTGTCGCACGAGTCCGCCGCGGTGCGGGTGCCCGCCACCACCGCGAACATGGGGCCCGGCTTCGACTCCTTCGGGATGGCCTTCCGCTACTACGACGAGGTCAGCGTCCGGCCGGTCACCGGCCCGACGGTG from Actinomyces respiraculi carries:
- a CDS encoding ABC transporter ATP-binding protein, whose protein sequence is MSAAAVATLQDAAVQYARTTSWVPQGATLTLHPGTTTLLLGPSGCGKSTLARLLPGLVPHCLPSAYRGSVRVGGQEVADAEVSHLAGTVAIVMQDPDAQVVTTRVLDEVCYALENLCVPAAEIEPRALRALADVGLSGLEATSPWELSGGQRQRLVLACALAQAPALLILDEPTANLDPAATTAFYRLLPRIQAHGAAVLVVEHDLDDVIEHVTHVIALGPNGDTLAYGPTRQVLAQHGRAVARTGVRLPSATRLGHRLEDAGLTAPVGPAGEDGVDGATVPLTLADGARLLASAHLPQPPPRPAVSASSATPPGQPTPSDTTGQTGPPTPTPPALEVRDLDVPRGRRRRRRTVLSGINLTLEPGRILAVTGANGSGKTTLMRALAGLEPWTRGSVTVAGRERRPGVSAEEVTLVTQNPEHQLLERTVADELAHGLRLAGADEQEVQRSVSERLERFGLTDHAEISPFLLSGGQQRRLSVASVLGRRRDLICLDEPTFGQDHHSCDALMALLRSIADEGTAVVLTTHDMGLVAEHADSVLVLSDGKVLAQGDPEEILGEADLLERAGLTPPPLARMRALALATGASLPPLTRWEDLP
- a CDS encoding ECF transporter S component — its product is MSTTPEAPTTIRTSARSGLRDSVLGTRNLMTVAALGVVGSLLVVPLTYLSIIVAVNPRGILIMSALMGAWMVPYLLPGVLVNKPGAFVISGLVMGIISAFLTPQGPAAILGNIIGSLLVGIPVALFLYRRWTWWVYLLSGVVFGGFNASMYSAGFHIALTTQETIIGIILAILSCWAAVGVCLLLRRALERTGLAVSR
- a CDS encoding homoserine dehydrogenase, whose translation is MTQQAPPAAPASPSSRPVLKVGVLGSGTVGTQVVRLLGEQAEEFAARSGARLEVTGIAVRDLAAPRDPAVPRELLTDDATAVATSNDIVIELIGGIEPARTLILAAFRAGASVITGNKALIAAHGPELYAAAAAADVDFYYEAAVAGAIPVVYALRESMAGDRVTSVLGIVNGTTNYILDEMSTKGLSFEDALATAQELGYAEADPTADVDGLDAAAKAAIIASLAFHTRVGIDDVLVEGIRSITAEDIREAHASGCELKLLAIAQRVALDDAAEGVSVRVHPALVPADHPLASVHGAFNAVLVEAESAGRLMFYGKGAGGAPTASAVLSDVVAAAAHRVNGGQAPRESSYADLPVLGPEAAITRYQIQLRVDDQPGSLAAVATAFAANAVSIDSVRQSAYVGGDQAVVTIVTHPAAVKRLNAAVEALRSQERVLAVVSIQRVEGE